The Peptococcus niger genomic sequence TTTCTGTGGCAGTCAATTCATCTACCCGGCCGCAATAGTTGACAATCGCCCGGGTCTGGGTGAAGCCATTGATAAAGGACCCGATGGTCGGATAGCACAAAATCAAGAGCCCCACCAGCATTAAAAGTAAGGACAACAGTGCCGTTCGTTCTCTTTGCATAAGCCGGACGCCGCCGAAGGTCCTTCAGCGGCGTACTTCCTTTCCTATTAACCGATTACCGGTTACCGGCATTCATTTTACGGCTGCGACGATACATACCGGCTGCCAAAAGGCCAATACCGCCACCAATAACGATGAAGAGCTTAGCCCCCATACCACCGGTACCGGGAAGTTCCTTACCGGTATTGTTCTCCACTTGAGCTTTGACAAAAGCCTCAGCGTTTTGGTTGGCATAATCAACCTCCACTTTAACTTTATCGGTTGACATATTATAGCCTTCCGGCGCCTTGGTTTCTTCCAGATAATAGGTCCCGTTTTTCAAACCTTTAAAGTCAGCACGACCCTTTTCATTTGTGGTCACCTTAGTTGCATCGCTTAAATTATCTACCCAAGTTACTTTATCATCTTTTAGACAATAGTATTTTGCCGTAGTATCTGCGCCATCTCGCAGAACAAATTCAGCGCCGGCCAACTTTTTCTTATCTTTTCCGTCATACTTATCAATGGTAATGGCTGCCGTATACACTTTCTTCTCATCAGTAGTGGTGTCGGTTTCCTTGCCGTTTTTCGGGTTATTGCTGTATTGAAGGGTTACTTTGTTGGAGTTCCCCTCTTGACCGATAACAGCATCCTTGTTGATGGCAGCGTGATAAGTAACTTTAATGGTCTTTCCTTTTAAGTCCTGCAAGTTCAACATCTTAAAATCAATTACCAGCTCGCCATTGGCTACATCCGGGCTGCAAGTAATGTTCGAATCGTTCGTCATATTTTTACCATCAATTTCCACTGTAACGCTATCCGGTTTTAAGGTTAACCCCTTACTCAAGGCATCCGTCATTTTAAAGGTATATTCAGAGTAACCGGTGGTATCAGGCACCTTACTGATTAAGGTATAAGTCGCTTCCTGACCGTAATCAAAGCTTTCCTCATCCACCTTTTTCTCAACCGTTGGGTAGGTGGATTTGACATTAACCGTGCCATCCGGCTTAGCAGAGGTAATGGAAGAGATTGACGCAACACCATCTTTTAAAAGGGACGCCCCTTGAGGATAAACCAGGTAGTAGCCCAAGCTCAAGCCCGTAAATTTATAGCTCTCTCCGCTTGCCGTTGCCGACGCGGTCGGCTCCTTGCTGCCGGCAAAAGCCAGCGCATCTTGGGCAAATCCAGCTACATTGTCATCGGTAATATTGATATACTTGACAACCCCCTTAACAATAATAGGGTTAAGGCTATTGCCGGTATTGGTGTCACTAATATACTTTGCACCGGCTCCTTTAAAGAAATCCTCCCACTCAGAGGCAATCGTATAAGACACCTTATCCCCGGAATAGGTCAAGTCAAAGACCTTATAAATATTATAGACTTTATCTTTCACCGTATTGTTTACGGTAATAGAACCTTTTTCCTGGTCTGCAGCAAAGGCACCCATGGCGGGCACGAGATTAACCGCCAAGAAGGCAGCCACCAAAAGAGCGGCGCCGATTTTTTTAAATGTTTTCTTCATCTTTTTCTCCTCATCTTTTATTTTGTCCCTAGGCAGCGGGGCAGTGAGACTGATACGGACGGGGGGCCGTATCAGCCGACCCGGCAGACTTCTGTTTTCCGACCGGATCCTCTACCCCTTGCTTTTTCCTAAGAGAGGAAGGCAATCTTCCGCGGAAAAAGCCGGCAAACATTTTAAGCTTTGTTTCTTATGTCAAACAGAACGCCCCCTCTTTCTGTTACCTATAGCTAATCATTAATTTCAAACATGAATGAAGCTTGAAATCTAATCTACCTTGTTATATATTAACCATAGCTAACTCCTACTGCAATTCTATACTTTACTTTTTTTCTTTTTAATTTAAGACTCTTTTTGAAACATATTTTATTTTTTTCTCACTTAATAACCGGGGAGGCGCTAGCTCTTGTTATTCCTCCAGCAAGAACAAAAAATGATGGATCTGATGATGATCCTGTACCGCCATGAAAATGAATGGATGACCTATGGCGAATTGGCGAAAATATTACAGTGCTCTAAAAAAACGCTTGCCTCTTACCTTGCAGCCCTTAAAAACTGTTTTCAGCGTCTGTCTCTTTTAAAAATATCGGCTCTATGGTTTGTGTTACCTTCTGTCCAAATTTCAGTGTCTTGACTTTACAACGGCAATTTTTATGCCACACCTTAGTGGCGAAAATTTTGTGGTCTTGTTTTTTGACGCCAAATAAAGATAAGCTTGATTTGACTTTAGAAATGCACTCCAGCGAATCATCTATTTACAGGAATGTCCAGTGTCTGAATAAGGCCCTCTCACCATGCTACAAGCTACATTTTTCTTATAAAGAAATGGCTTTTTCTGGTCAGGAAGAGGAAATTCGGGCATTTTACACCAATTTTTTTATTGAAATGTCACATGCGACAAGCCGTTGGCCCTTTAGCGGCTTGGTTGAGGAAGAAGATGTCCACCACCTGATATGTTGTCTGGCACAGGATATAAGGCTTGCGCCTTTCCCAAACCATTTTAATTTTTTGAAATACGTCTCGGCTGTCGCTCTAATCCGTTTCCAGCAAGGGAAAGAAATTCCAGGTCTTCACCCCCAGCCCTTCCTGCATGATCTTTTTAAAAAAATGGCCGGAAGGCCGGTCGTCCAAGAGATCCTGGAAAAATATTTGCCATTAACAGCAGGGAAGCCTGTGGATGCCTTGTATCAAATTTTTGGCAGTTTCATTGCCAACGGCTACCTGCCTTTTTTGACAGACCCAAAGGGCAGAGATTGGGCCCGGGAAAATTACAAGGTGCACTACTTGTTCTTCAAAGATCTCATCGCTGACCTGACTGAAAAATATAACCTTACCATTGATGACCCGGATGAGCTCTACTACAAGCTCTTTATTTACATGCGCTTTAAAGCGCAAAATATTGATGCTGCAAGATTTTTTATTGATTATACGATAAATATGGCCTCTCGTATTCAGCCCTATAATCCTGCCCTTTACAAGGATTTGTACACACGCCTGGATAAGCATTTGACCCGGTATGCTCCTACTTTTCATAATAAGTTGCCCTATTTGATCTACAATATTTACATGCTTTGGCCAAAGCTCTTGTCTCAATTGCTCGTGAGTAGGCCGCCTTGCCGGGCCTTGGTCATCAGCCAATATGATAAAAACTATTCGGAGAGCTTAACGGACCTGTTAAACACCCTCAACCCCAACCTGCTACAAGTGGATACCTATGACGCTTACCTGGTGGATCTGGAGGCCATAAAGGCTTCATCATATGAGCTCTTCATCACAGACTTTCCCTTAGATGATCTAGCCCCTGACAAAATGGTGCTCAGTTTTGAACAATTGCCGCTGCCCCACCAGCTCCAGCAATTACTGTTAACGGTCACCAATAGCATTTTAAAGAAGCGACAGGGAGCCGCTTTCCGGATAGACCACAAGCCGGAAGCGGTCGCGCTTTCTGCTGACAGGCCGGAAAATCCACTTCTGTGATTGACAAATTGGTCGTTTCTTTCTACAATGAACCTATTACTAGAGATTGATACGCAGTGATGAGACTATGACTTAACTTCCCTCTCAGAGAGCCGGTGGTTGGTGAAAACCGGCGTTGGAAGCGGTCTTTCCACCTCGGAGCGTGGGCTGAAAAGTCCCGGCAGGCGGCCGTTATGCGCATAAAGTGGCAGCTTGGCTGCAATTCGGGTGGTACCGCGGATGATTCCGTCCCTTTATGGGGCGGAATTTTTTTATGGAAGGCTGCTGACCCGGTGCCGGCTTGCTGGGACCTATTTCGGAAAGGAGATGCCGACTTGTACATTGCAACGAATATTCCCCTCTTGCCTTCAACGATGGAGTTGATGGCTGCGGAGCAGGTGGATGTGGGGCAAATTGACATCGACTTGCCCTGGTCTGAGGTGAGCCATACGGCGGATGGGCTTTTGTTAAGCGGTGACGGCGAATTGCCGGAGATGCTCTATGCGGCGCGGGGAAAATTGGCGGCGATTGGCCTTTTAAACCGGGACCAACGGCTCTTGGATGTCCCCCAGGCAACGGCGGCGGGCATTTTGGTTTTGGAGCCGTTGCGGGGCGAATCGGCCAGCCAGGCGGATTTTATTTTAATGAAGCTTTTAGAGGCTGCCCGCGAAAGCGATTATGAGCCGGTGGAGTTGGCAGGCAAGCGGCTGGGCATCTTAGGGGTCGGTCCGGCGGCCAAAGAGGTGGCCCGGCGGGCCCAGGCCTTTGGCTTGCAGGTGGTCTTTAGCGCTGAGGAGAGCAGCCGGGTCCAGGCGGAACTCTACCAGGCGGAAATTTTACCGACCATTGACCTCTTGGTCAGCGTGGATATTTTAGTGAATTTACAGACGCGGGCCGCTGGTGAAGGCCGGTTTGGCAAGGATGAAATTCAGCTGCTGCGGGAAAATGCCATTTTAATCCACATTGGCGATCCCCAGGTCCTGCGGATGAATGAGCTGGTCCGGGCCCTGGACTGGGGCTACTTAAAGCGGTTCATTATCGACTTGCCGCCGGGCTATGAGGCCATGCAGGAGGTCCTGGCCCACTACATTGGCGATGCTGCCAGTGTGGGGGCTGCCGGCAATACCCTGGAGGCGCGGCGGAGCATTGAACGGGAGATGGCCCGGGATTTAATCCATGCCTTGCGCGGGCAGGCGGTGGATTCAACCATCAATGTCCCCCACTTACGCTTGGCGGAACGGCGCTTGCACGCGCCCTGGCTCCGGCTGGCAACCCTTTTAGGGCAAATGCTGGGCGCCCGGCTGGGCCACCGGCCGAAGCAGGTGGACCTGACCGCTGGACGGGAGGCGCCAAGGCTCAATGAAATGGCGATCTGGTCCGCTTTTCTGGAGGGACTTGCCCACGGCTTGGGCGATGACCGGGTCAACCGGATTTCAGCCCGCATCTGGGCCCAGGAAGCAGGCATCAAACTCGTCTGGCAGGCTGAGTCAGCGCGCATTGACGGCCTTTCTGCAACGGCCGGCAGCTTACGGGGCATCTTGGAAGTGGGCGGCAGCCTGCGGCACAATGCCCTCCAGCTGACCCGGCTGGACCAATTCCGTTTTACCGCCGAACCGACGGAGCACCTGCTCCTGGTCCCCCACGCCAACCGGCCCGGGATGGTCGGCCAGGTGGGCACCCTGCTGGGCGCCAGGCAGGTGAACATCGGCGGCATGGTACTGGGCCAAAAAGAAGAGGCCCGGGACATTGCCCTTATGTGGATTATGTTGGACAAGCCGCCTAAGGCGGATTTATTGGAAAAAATCACGGCCCTGAGCGGCATGCGCCAACCTGAATACATTCATTTACCGCAAACGCTTTTAACCCCATTGACCGATCAGATGCTTGTCTGATGATGAAAGGAGACCCCTATGTTAGATCTAAAACTGATGCGCCAAAACCCTGATGCTGTCGTGGAAGGTGTCCGCCGCCGCGGCGATAGCCTGGACATGACGCCCTTTTTGGACGCAGACCGTCGCTACCGTGAACTGACCGTTGAAATTGAATCCCTCCAGCAACAGCGCAATGAAAAGAGCAAGGCCATCGGCCAGGCCAAGCGCAAGGGTGAAGATGCCGAGGCCCTGATGGCTGAGGTCAACGCGGTCAAAGAAAAAATTGACAACATTGAAGCAGACCACCGCCGGATTGCTGAGGAACTGGACGCTTTCCGTGCCGGGGTGCCGAACATTCCGGCGGCAGACATTCCCGATGGCGGCGAAGATGATTTTCGCGTAGAACGCACCGTGGGCACGCCGAGAGATTTTGCCTTCACGCCGAAGGCCCACTGGGATTTGGGCGAATCTCTGGACCTTCTGGATTTTGAGCGTGGTGCCAAGGTCACCGGCAGCCGCTTTACCTTCTATAAAAAACTGGGCGCCCGCTTGGAACGGGCGGTGATTGCCTTTTTCTTGGATTTCCACACAGAAAAACACGGCTACACCGAATTGATCCCCCCCTATATGACCAACAGCACTTCTGATTTTGGCACCGGCCAGCTGCCCAAGTTTGCCGAGGACATGTTTCACCTGGAGAATACGGACTATTACCTGATTCCCACCGCCGAAGTCCCGGTCACAAACTACCATCGCGATGAGATTTTAGCGGAGAAGGACTTACCGGTGAAATACTGCGCCTTCAGCCCCTGCTTCCGGTCTGAGGCCGGGTCGGCCGGCCGGGATACCCGGGGCATTATCCGCCAGCACCAGTTCCACAAGGTGGAAATGGTCAAGCTGGCCCATCCGGACCACAGCTGGGAAGAACTGGAAAGTTTGACCAAGGATGCGGAAGACCTCTTGCAGGCCCTGGGCCTGCCCTACCGGGTCATCACCCTGGCAGCCGGCGACATTGGTTTTTCCAGCGCTAAGACCTACGACTTGGAAGTCTGGCTGCCGTCTTATGACAATTACCGGGAGATTTCTTCCTGCTCCAACTTCCTGGATTTCCAATCCCGCCGAGCCAACCTCCGCTTCCGCGATGCCGATGGAAAGGTGCGCTTTGTCCACACCCTGAACGGGTCCGGACTGGCAGTGGGCCGGACCGTCGCTGCGATTATGGAAAATTACCAAACCGCTGACGGCAAAATTGAAATTCCGGAAGCCCTCATCCCCTATATGGGTGGCCGGACCATTATTGAGTAAGTCTTTATTGACTAAATTTTTGCAGCAAAAAATACCCTTTCGGGGCGCACCGGTTGCGTCCTGAAAGGGTATTTTTATTGGGTTAAGGGCGGCTAGTCTTTGTCGGAGGGATCCGGTCCTGCCATGGGAAGGTCCTGCTCGCTCAGCACCAAGACGCCGGCCGCTTGTAGGGCTTCAGCGGCGACCCCCTGCCCGGGGATCAAGCTGCGACTGAAGCTGCCGTCATAAATTTGACCGCTGCCGCAGGAGGGGCTTTTGGCCTTTAAAATGGCCAGGCGAATGTGGTGGGCCGCTGCCATGGCCACGGCGCAGGCGGCGCCTTGCCGGTAAGCGGCGGTTAGGTCCTGTCCGTCGGCGGTGCGGACGGCCTCGCCCTGTCGCTCTGCCGGCGGCCGTGGCGTGGAAAGGCCGCCGGCAACTTCGGGGCAAATCGGGTAGAGGACATAGCGCCGGGCCAAGGCTTGAACGCCGGGGTAGGTCTTGGCCCGGCCATCGTATCGGCAGGGCTGGCCCAACAGGCAGGCGCTGACCAAAATCGGCGCCCCCGCCGGCAGGTCTGCCAGTTGACTTGCCGCATCCGCTTGCTCGCTTCCGCCGACCACTTCTGCCGGGGTTATAGAGAAGTCTTTATCCATGGACATCCATCGCCTCCAATACCTTCCGGGCCGTTTCCCGGTGGCCGTCAAGGGACAAGTGCAGGCCGTCAAAAGGGTCTATGCCGGTATCTGAGACCTCCACCCAGCGGACCCGGGCCAGGTCTTCCCTGGCCCGCAGCTGGTCAGCCAGGGCGCGACAGGCATGGACCATCCAGGGCGGCCCGAAGGCCAGGTCACCTGCCAAGGGGTCTACCGCATGGGGCAGGAGGACGATGACCCGGGTCTGCTCTGCCAGGGGCGCCAGGAAGGCCGCCATGGCATCGGCCAAGACCGTCACCCCAACCCCATACAAGAGGTCGTTCGTGCCCAATTGCACGAGGACCGTCTCCGGCTGCAGGGCCGCATACGTTCGCCTCAAAACGCTGCTCCCGTCGGCCAGCCCTTGAAGGCCGCACAAGCGGCCGAAAAATACCCGTCCGTTTTGTCCTTCCACCCGCACCCTTTCCGCCGGTAGGGCCTGCTTGACCTGGTCGGTCCACCGGTCTCCCGGCAGGTAGCGGCCACCGCCGGGCCGGTAGCCGAAGGTATTGGAATCGCCAACAATCAATAGGGTCATAGGGGCCACCTTTCCTTGTTTTCCTCTAGCGACGGCCCCTGGGAGGCCATCATCAGTTTGAAATAATTTTCACGAAATCCCTTGACTTTATCTGCAAGAGGGTGTACTCTATACATGTTAAAGCTTATAGGTTCCAATAATTTTTCTTATGCCCTTGGTGATTCGCACCCCCTAATTTGCCCCCCTCTTCCTGACCTGCTCGCTCCCCCGCGACAGGTCTTTTTTATTTGCCCCTTTTACGCCTAAGATGTGTAAAAAACGGGGACTTTTGGTATGATTATAGCATAGAAGGAGGGCGCTTATGTTTGAATTTAATGATGTGGCTTTAATCCTGGAAGGGGGCGGCATGCGTGCGGCCTACAGTGCCGGCATGGTCAGCGCCTTAATGGAAGCAGGGCTGCGGCTCCCCTTTATTGCAGCGGTATCCGCCGGCGGCACCATTGCTTCCTGCCTCTTGTCAGACGATCGACCCCGCTTGCGGGCCTCGTTTGTGCAAATGGCCAGCGACCCGAATTTCGGCGGTCTTGACCATTTCCTCCACGGCGACGGTTATTTTAACGCCCGCTATATTTACGAAGATGCCTGCCAGGCAGGCGGCGGCATTCCCTTTGATTATGCCGCCTATGCGGCCAACCCCTGTGACTTTGCCATTGGCGCCTTTGCCCGGGACAGTGGAGAGGCCCATTGGTGGGGCCGGGCCGATGTCCATTCCACAGCGGATATGGGGCGGATTGTCCGGGCCTCCAGTTCCTTGCCCCTCTTGATGCCCCCGACCCGGGTGGGCGACAGCTACTACGTTGACGGGGGCTTGGCGGAAAGCATTCCCCTGTCACCGGCCTTGGCCCGGGGCTATCGGCGTTTTCTCATCGTCCGCACCCAGCCCAAGGATTACCGGAAAAGGGAGCACCGGCCGGCCCTGCTGAGCCGGGCCGTGGCTTTGCGGTATCCCCACATGGGGGCGGCCATGCGCACCCGGCCGGCCCGCTACAACCGGGAGTCGGCCTTTTGCCAAGCCTTGGTCCGCCACAGGATGGCCTACATGCTCAGTCCTGAAACCATGCCGGTGAGCCGGGCCGAATTGGACGAAAAGGCGGTCGGCAATGCCTTTGATGAAGGCTTAGCCCAAGGCCGGCGGGAATGGCCGCAAGTGCTGGCCTTTCTCCAGGGAGGGCCGCCATGGAAGCCTTAAGCCCGGCCTTGTATGCCATTTTAGCCTCGGAAGGTCGGTCTGATTTAACGAATCCGCAGAAGAGCATTGCCGCCAGTGTGCTTTTAGCGGCAGAGGTCTGGGACTTGCTGAATGCCGGCATCCTCTGGGGCGTTTCCAGCCGACGCTTTCACGCCGGCAGGAATCCCCTTCCTGCCGACCTGGACCACCTCACCCAGACCCACCGGGCCATTTTAGTTGATGGTGCCAGCTGTCCGTCCGAGGTCTACCGGATGCTCTCGGCGCCCGGTCCCTGCCTCGAACGGGAAGACGATTATCGCCGAATAAAAGGCCCCTGGCCCATCGAGAAACCGGTAGATTATGGCGACATGGCCCCCGCCATCCGGCAAAAGGTGCGGCAGGTCGCCCTGGGCAAGACGCCTTCGCCGGCGGACGATGCCCTCCTGGTCGCCTTATTCCGGGCCTCTTGGCTGCGTGGCTTTTACATCCGATCAAAAATGGACCAGGTTACCTTATCCAAGCGTTTAAAGGCCTTGCGCCGAAAGCCGCCCATGGCCGGCGGCTGGCCCTTGCCTGACCTGATTATGGCCTTTTTGTTATTGCGTGAATTTTCGCGAATTTAGCCGAATAAGAAAGAAGGTATTATCATGCCCCATACACACCTCACCGTTGAAAAATTAAACCAATTGAACATCCGGGGCAGAGCCATCCATCCGGACTCCCCGGAAATGCAACTCATGTTGGACACCTGTGCTGAAGCCCGGCGGTTAAATGCCCGCTACAACAACAGCGATTACAATCCGGAGCTGTTAAAGGCCTTGCTGGGCCAAATGATGAAACAGCCGGTGGCCGAAGGGGTCCGGGTCAACCCGCCTTTTTATGTGGACTACGGGCGTAACTTGCACATCAAGCACCATGTGCTGATCCACAGCGGTTGCTATTTTCAGGACCAGGGCGGCATCTTTATCGGCGAACGGGTCAGCGTGGGCCATAACGTTAAAATTCTCACCTTAAACCACGGCCTCCTGGTCAAAGATCGGGCCAACCTCTACCCGCAAAGCGTCAGCATTGAAGCAGACGTCTGGATTGGCGCCGGCGCCATCATCTTACCCGGCACCTGGATCTTCCAGGGCGCCGTCATCGCCGCCGGAGCTGTGGTCCGGGGGAAAGTCCCGCCCTTTACCCTTGTTGCCGGCAACCCGGCCAAAGTGGTCCGGGAAATTCCCGGCATCACACAGGAAATTGCCGATTACTACCGCATGATATGACCCGGGCCTCTTTGTTTGAGCCCTTGACCTTTCGGGTATATCAATAGGCACGAAGGGAAAGCCATGAAGGAGTGGATCATATGATTTTTAACGTAAACGGCGAGCAAAAAGAACTGATTGCCCACGAATTTAAACCAAACACCGCTGTCGAGGACATGCCCGAGAATACAGAAGAACTCTTGGAAGACCTGCTGAGCGGCCACAAGAAAGATTTGCTGCACCACCGCTATAAGGTCGATGCCGACGATTTTGCGGAAATGGAAGCCCTGGTAAACTTGAACAACGAAAACCAGGCTCTCCACGCCCAGCTTACCGCCGATGAACAAGCTCGCTATGACGATTGGGAAATGACCCGCTGCATGCGCGATGCCATGCACATGGCGGAAAAAGAACATGAATTTTTAAAAGGCCTCCTGGCCGAACGTCCGGAATAACCCAGAGCGACCCTTAAGCGGTCGCTTTTTTTATGCCTGTCTTTGGCGAGCCGGTGGACTTCTCCTCCGCGCCTACAAAAAACCACCTGCCGCGCAAGGCGCGGCAGGTGGTTTTGTTCTCTTATTGTCCAGTGAGGCCTTAATTGCCTAAGATGCTGGCCAGGTCTTCTTCGGCCTTGCCGATGGGGGTCAGGTTGAACATGTCCACCAGGGTGTTCAGCACCGTATCGCTAAAGAAGGCGGGCAGGCTCGGCCCGATGTAGATGTTCTTAATGCCCAGGGCCAGGAGGGTAAGCAGGATGCAGACGGCCTTCTGCTCATACCAGGATAAGACCAGGGTCAGAGGCAGGTCGTTCACCCCACATTCAAAGGCTTCCGCCAGGGCGAGGGCCACCTGAATGGCGCTGTAGGCATCGTTGCATTGGCCCATGTCCATCAGGCGCGGCAGGCCGCCCAGGCTGCCCAGGTCTAAATCGTTAAAGCGGAACTTGCCGCAGGCCAGGGTCAGGACCAGGGTATCCTCCGGCGTGGCCTTTACAAAGTCGCTGTAGTAGCTCCGCCCCGGCTTAGCGCCGTCACAGCCGCCCACCAGGAAGATATGGCGCAGGTCGCCGGATTTGACGGCGTCGATCACCGTACCGGCATGGGCTAAAACCGTATCCCGGGCAAAGCCGGTGGTCATGGTGTGGCCGCCGTTGGCGCCGGTCTTTTCCTGAAGGCTGTCATACCCGCCCAGGGCCTTGGCCTTGGCGATGACGGCAGAGAAGTCCTTATGCCCGTCGGCATCCGCTTCAATGTGGGGGACATCCGGCCAACCGACCACGCTGGTGGTAAAGAGGGCCTCTTGGTAACTGGGACGGGGCGGCATCAGGCAATTGGTGGTGTAGAGCACGGCACCGGGGATCTTGTCAAATTCCTTTTGCTGGTTGTTCCAGGCGGTGCCGAAGTGGCCCTTCAAGTGGGCGTATTTCGCCAGTTCCGGATAGCCGTGGGCCGGGAGCATTTCCCCATGGGTGTAGACGGACACCCCGGTGCCCTCGGTCTGTTCCAGCAACATTTTCAGGTCGAGCAGGTCATGCCCGGTGACGACAATAAAGGGGCCGGGCTGGATGTGGGTGGATACCGTCTTGGGGGTCGGCTTGCCGTAGGTTTCCGTATTGGCCCGGTCCAAAAGGGCCATGGTGGTCAAGTTTAATTTGCCGAAGTCCATGAGCAGGTTCAGCCATTCGGGAACGCTGTGGTCCTCCAGCAGGGCCTTTAAAAATTCGCCGCAGCCCTGGTAGATGGCCTCATCTTCATAGCCCAATACTTTCGCATGCTCTGCATAGGCGCTCATGCCCTTTAAGCCGAAAAGCAGGGTC encodes the following:
- the hcp gene encoding hydroxylamine reductase, coding for MTDQMFCFQCEQTAGGKGCTVSGVCGKKPAIAAAQDDTLAELIRLARAALRKGPISREIGRLFIEGLFLTVTNVSFDEAAIRRYNAAYRAQADALGATGADAVDPHDLFHGDGDIVSLRSTLLFGLKGMSAYAEHAKVLGYEDEAIYQGCGEFLKALLEDHSVPEWLNLLMDFGKLNLTTMALLDRANTETYGKPTPKTVSTHIQPGPFIVVTGHDLLDLKMLLEQTEGTGVSVYTHGEMLPAHGYPELAKYAHLKGHFGTAWNNQQKEFDKIPGAVLYTTNCLMPPRPSYQEALFTTSVVGWPDVPHIEADADGHKDFSAVIAKAKALGGYDSLQEKTGANGGHTMTTGFARDTVLAHAGTVIDAVKSGDLRHIFLVGGCDGAKPGRSYYSDFVKATPEDTLVLTLACGKFRFNDLDLGSLGGLPRLMDMGQCNDAYSAIQVALALAEAFECGVNDLPLTLVLSWYEQKAVCILLTLLALGIKNIYIGPSLPAFFSDTVLNTLVDMFNLTPIGKAEEDLASILGN
- the serS gene encoding serine--tRNA ligase; this encodes MLDLKLMRQNPDAVVEGVRRRGDSLDMTPFLDADRRYRELTVEIESLQQQRNEKSKAIGQAKRKGEDAEALMAEVNAVKEKIDNIEADHRRIAEELDAFRAGVPNIPAADIPDGGEDDFRVERTVGTPRDFAFTPKAHWDLGESLDLLDFERGAKVTGSRFTFYKKLGARLERAVIAFFLDFHTEKHGYTELIPPYMTNSTSDFGTGQLPKFAEDMFHLENTDYYLIPTAEVPVTNYHRDEILAEKDLPVKYCAFSPCFRSEAGSAGRDTRGIIRQHQFHKVEMVKLAHPDHSWEELESLTKDAEDLLQALGLPYRVITLAAGDIGFSSAKTYDLEVWLPSYDNYREISSCSNFLDFQSRRANLRFRDADGKVRFVHTLNGSGLAVGRTVAAIMENYQTADGKIEIPEALIPYMGGRTIIE
- a CDS encoding patatin-like phospholipase family protein, yielding MFEFNDVALILEGGGMRAAYSAGMVSALMEAGLRLPFIAAVSAGGTIASCLLSDDRPRLRASFVQMASDPNFGGLDHFLHGDGYFNARYIYEDACQAGGGIPFDYAAYAANPCDFAIGAFARDSGEAHWWGRADVHSTADMGRIVRASSSLPLLMPPTRVGDSYYVDGGLAESIPLSPALARGYRRFLIVRTQPKDYRKREHRPALLSRAVALRYPHMGAAMRTRPARYNRESAFCQALVRHRMAYMLSPETMPVSRAELDEKAVGNAFDEGLAQGRREWPQVLAFLQGGPPWKP
- a CDS encoding NAD(P)-dependent oxidoreductase; this encodes MRIKWQLGCNSGGTADDSVPLWGGIFLWKAADPVPACWDLFRKGDADLYIATNIPLLPSTMELMAAEQVDVGQIDIDLPWSEVSHTADGLLLSGDGELPEMLYAARGKLAAIGLLNRDQRLLDVPQATAAGILVLEPLRGESASQADFILMKLLEAARESDYEPVELAGKRLGILGVGPAAKEVARRAQAFGLQVVFSAEESSRVQAELYQAEILPTIDLLVSVDILVNLQTRAAGEGRFGKDEIQLLRENAILIHIGDPQVLRMNELVRALDWGYLKRFIIDLPPGYEAMQEVLAHYIGDAASVGAAGNTLEARRSIEREMARDLIHALRGQAVDSTINVPHLRLAERRLHAPWLRLATLLGQMLGARLGHRPKQVDLTAGREAPRLNEMAIWSAFLEGLAHGLGDDRVNRISARIWAQEAGIKLVWQAESARIDGLSATAGSLRGILEVGGSLRHNALQLTRLDQFRFTAEPTEHLLLVPHANRPGMVGQVGTLLGARQVNIGGMVLGQKEEARDIALMWIMLDKPPKADLLEKITALSGMRQPEYIHLPQTLLTPLTDQMLV
- a CDS encoding DUF523 domain-containing protein, coding for MSMDKDFSITPAEVVGGSEQADAASQLADLPAGAPILVSACLLGQPCRYDGRAKTYPGVQALARRYVLYPICPEVAGGLSTPRPPAERQGEAVRTADGQDLTAAYRQGAACAVAMAAAHHIRLAILKAKSPSCGSGQIYDGSFSRSLIPGQGVAAEALQAAGVLVLSEQDLPMAGPDPSDKD
- a CDS encoding helix-turn-helix domain-containing protein is translated as MLFLQQEQKMMDLMMILYRHENEWMTYGELAKILQCSKKTLASYLAALKNCFQRLSLLKISALWFVLPSVQISVS
- a CDS encoding SpaH/EbpB family LPXTG-anchored major pilin — translated: MKKTFKKIGAALLVAAFLAVNLVPAMGAFAADQEKGSITVNNTVKDKVYNIYKVFDLTYSGDKVSYTIASEWEDFFKGAGAKYISDTNTGNSLNPIIVKGVVKYINITDDNVAGFAQDALAFAGSKEPTASATASGESYKFTGLSLGYYLVYPQGASLLKDGVASISSITSAKPDGTVNVKSTYPTVEKKVDEESFDYGQEATYTLISKVPDTTGYSEYTFKMTDALSKGLTLKPDSVTVEIDGKNMTNDSNITCSPDVANGELVIDFKMLNLQDLKGKTIKVTYHAAINKDAVIGQEGNSNKVTLQYSNNPKNGKETDTTTDEKKVYTAAITIDKYDGKDKKKLAGAEFVLRDGADTTAKYYCLKDDKVTWVDNLSDATKVTTNEKGRADFKGLKNGTYYLEETKAPEGYNMSTDKVKVEVDYANQNAEAFVKAQVENNTGKELPGTGGMGAKLFIVIGGGIGLLAAGMYRRSRKMNAGNR
- a CDS encoding GDSL-type esterase/lipase family protein, which produces MTLLIVGDSNTFGYRPGGGRYLPGDRWTDQVKQALPAERVRVEGQNGRVFFGRLCGLQGLADGSSVLRRTYAALQPETVLVQLGTNDLLYGVGVTVLADAMAAFLAPLAEQTRVIVLLPHAVDPLAGDLAFGPPWMVHACRALADQLRAREDLARVRWVEVSDTGIDPFDGLHLSLDGHRETARKVLEAMDVHG